One part of the Herbiconiux aconitum genome encodes these proteins:
- a CDS encoding zinc-dependent alcohol dehydrogenase, which yields MRALTWQGTMKVRVDEVADPEIIDPTDAVIRVTSTAICGSDLHLYDVLGPFLDKGDILGHEPMGIVESVGAAVTGLAVGDRVVIPFVIACGHCFMCEQGLTTQCETTQNRDTDTGASLYGYTELYGSVPGGQAEKLRVPLADFNAIKVGTELPDDRYLFLSDILPTAWQGVQYAEVPEGGTLAVIGLGPVGQFAGRIGRHLGYRVLGVDPVPERRAMAARHGIEVFDLTDDVIEVLRSATDGRGPDSVVDAVGMEAHGNPGVEFATYAVGKLPEPLAKKAMTTVGVDRLAAMLLALEVVRRGGTVSLSGVYAGAADPMPFMSMFDKGLTLRMGQCNVHRWIDTLLPLVEDPADPLGIDDLVTHHVPLEDAPRMYETFKNKEDGCVKVILQP from the coding sequence ATGAGAGCACTCACCTGGCAAGGCACGATGAAGGTTCGCGTCGACGAGGTCGCCGATCCCGAGATCATCGATCCGACCGATGCCGTCATCCGCGTGACGTCAACGGCGATCTGCGGATCGGATCTCCACCTCTACGACGTGCTCGGGCCGTTCCTCGACAAGGGCGACATCCTCGGCCACGAACCGATGGGAATCGTCGAGTCCGTCGGAGCCGCCGTCACCGGTCTGGCCGTGGGCGACCGCGTCGTCATTCCGTTCGTGATCGCTTGCGGGCACTGCTTCATGTGCGAGCAGGGCCTCACCACCCAGTGCGAGACCACCCAGAACCGTGACACCGACACCGGCGCTTCGCTCTACGGGTACACCGAGCTCTACGGATCGGTGCCGGGAGGGCAGGCCGAGAAGCTACGCGTGCCTCTCGCCGATTTCAACGCCATCAAGGTGGGCACGGAGCTGCCCGACGACCGCTACCTCTTTCTGAGCGACATCCTCCCCACCGCGTGGCAGGGTGTGCAGTACGCCGAGGTGCCCGAAGGCGGCACGCTCGCCGTGATCGGGCTCGGGCCGGTGGGCCAGTTCGCCGGCCGGATCGGCCGGCACCTCGGCTATCGCGTGCTCGGTGTCGATCCCGTTCCCGAGCGCCGCGCCATGGCGGCACGCCACGGCATCGAGGTGTTCGACCTCACCGACGACGTGATCGAGGTGCTGCGCTCGGCGACCGACGGTCGAGGTCCCGACTCCGTGGTCGACGCGGTCGGCATGGAGGCGCACGGCAACCCGGGTGTGGAGTTCGCCACCTACGCCGTGGGCAAGCTGCCCGAACCACTGGCCAAGAAGGCCATGACCACGGTCGGCGTCGACCGCCTCGCGGCGATGCTCCTCGCGCTCGAGGTGGTGCGCCGCGGGGGCACCGTGTCGCTCAGCGGCGTCTACGCGGGAGCGGCCGATCCGATGCCCTTCATGAGCATGTTCGACAAGGGGCTCACCCTCCGCATGGGCCAGTGCAACGTGCACCGCTGGATCGACACGTTGCTTCCTCTGGTGGAAGACCCGGCCGATCCGCTCGGCATCGACGACCTCGTGACGCATCATGTGCCGCTCGAAGACGCGCCGCGCATGTACGAGACCTTCAAGAACAAGGAAGACGGGTGCGTGAAGGTGATTCTGCAGCCCTGA
- a CDS encoding carboxylate-amine ligase, with protein MLTTFGIEEETMLVDRASLAPVDGDAVFHAVRADPLSGPFVSREYLASQVEFSSPVYTSLQDASDGLARFRAAVAGGCSESGVLAWNGGVPFRTVGRRPRVTRSPRYEGISRGFGAVVDDHQISALHVHVGVPNRAEGVRVMNAVRPWLPVLLALGGNSPFWRGSDTGFASWRSILMSRWTTNGCPPSFDGPGDYDARLARLVGVGGTADAATVAWNLRLSETHPTIEFRVFDAQLESWQSVLLAAICRALVVTALDEPRPEIAIHPELLDAAAWHAARDGLSARLVHPVTGSLESAADVVAELLRRITPALQHLGDAASVDDRLQQLLREGTGAMMQRAAHAKAGIEGLRALTSTAAGS; from the coding sequence ATGCTCACGACGTTCGGGATCGAAGAGGAGACCATGCTGGTCGATCGGGCATCATTGGCGCCGGTCGACGGCGACGCGGTGTTCCACGCCGTGCGGGCCGATCCCTTGTCGGGGCCGTTCGTGTCGCGGGAATACCTCGCCTCGCAGGTCGAGTTCTCGTCGCCGGTCTACACGTCGCTTCAGGATGCGTCCGATGGGCTCGCCCGGTTCCGCGCTGCCGTGGCAGGCGGATGCTCCGAATCTGGCGTGCTGGCCTGGAACGGCGGTGTGCCGTTCCGAACGGTGGGCCGGCGCCCCCGGGTGACCCGGTCGCCCCGCTACGAGGGCATTTCGCGCGGATTCGGGGCGGTCGTCGACGACCACCAGATCAGCGCCCTGCACGTACATGTCGGCGTGCCGAACCGCGCCGAGGGGGTGCGGGTGATGAACGCGGTGCGGCCCTGGTTGCCTGTGCTGCTGGCCCTCGGGGGCAACTCGCCGTTCTGGCGCGGCAGCGACACGGGATTCGCCAGCTGGCGCAGCATTCTGATGAGCCGCTGGACAACGAACGGGTGCCCGCCGAGCTTCGACGGACCGGGCGACTACGACGCGCGTCTCGCTCGGCTGGTGGGGGTCGGCGGCACGGCCGATGCCGCGACCGTCGCCTGGAACCTCCGCCTCTCGGAGACTCACCCCACGATCGAGTTCCGGGTGTTCGACGCGCAGCTCGAGTCCTGGCAGAGCGTCCTTCTCGCGGCGATCTGCCGGGCCCTGGTGGTCACGGCGCTGGACGAACCGCGCCCGGAAATCGCGATTCATCCGGAGCTCCTCGATGCTGCCGCGTGGCATGCGGCCCGCGACGGCCTGAGCGCTCGGCTCGTGCATCCGGTGACCGGCTCGCTGGAATCCGCCGCAGACGTCGTCGCCGAACTGCTGCGCCGGATCACCCCCGCGCTCCAGCACCTCGGCGACGCGGCATCCGTCGACGATCGCCTGCAGCAACTCCTGCGAGAAGGAACCGGCGCGATGATGCAGAGGGCGGCGCACGCGAAAGCCGGAATCGAGGGGTTGCGCGCCCTCACGTCGACGGCGGCCGGCAGCTGA
- a CDS encoding MarR family winged helix-turn-helix transcriptional regulator has translation MPQNVVRREARHLYAEAPKSEAAKAAVDALLRLQRAEEAEVDRVRAVIGLSNNEFHAIRYLLQAQREGRDTGPKDLVVMLTTSNASVTKIIDRLEQIGDLRRRPHPTDRRAQLLEPTPAAAAKVEAGYRTFHETVVDVMDHLSPGDAAIVARALNDVTDRIEKGQADTGRP, from the coding sequence ATGCCGCAGAACGTCGTGCGACGTGAGGCCCGGCATCTCTATGCCGAGGCCCCGAAGTCCGAGGCGGCGAAGGCTGCCGTCGACGCCTTGCTCCGACTCCAGCGGGCGGAGGAGGCGGAGGTCGACCGGGTGCGGGCCGTCATCGGACTGAGCAACAACGAATTCCACGCCATCCGCTATCTCCTGCAAGCGCAGCGCGAGGGCCGGGACACCGGGCCGAAGGATCTCGTGGTCATGCTCACGACCTCGAATGCCTCGGTCACCAAGATCATCGACCGCCTGGAGCAGATCGGCGACCTCCGTCGACGGCCGCATCCCACCGACCGTCGCGCGCAACTGCTGGAGCCCACTCCCGCGGCGGCGGCGAAGGTCGAGGCCGGCTACCGCACCTTCCACGAGACTGTCGTCGACGTGATGGACCACCTGTCCCCGGGTGATGCGGCCATCGTGGCCCGAGCCCTCAACGACGTGACCGACCGGATCGAGAAGGGCCAGGCCGACACCGGCCGCCCTTGA
- a CDS encoding SDR family oxidoreductase, which translates to MTTQPPIAVTGATGVVGGMVARELAARGVAQRLLVRDPSRAPQLPESSVHRIEYRDRDAARNALEGIDTVFMVSAAETVERREEHAAFVDAAEAAGVRHIVYTSFFAAAPDAIFTLARDHYATEEHIKASGLEWTFLRDNLYTDFIENMVGEDGVIRGPAGDGRVSIVARVDVARSAVAVLGDPASHADRRYDLTGPEAITLAEAAATIARVRGRDVRFENETIDEAFASRARYGAPDWQVEAWVSTYTAIASGALAPVSADVEALTGAEPVSLEAFLRGGGSTL; encoded by the coding sequence ATGACAACGCAGCCGCCCATCGCCGTGACCGGCGCCACCGGAGTGGTCGGGGGAATGGTGGCGCGTGAGCTCGCCGCTCGCGGGGTCGCTCAACGACTGCTCGTGCGCGACCCCTCCCGCGCACCTCAGCTGCCCGAGAGCTCTGTGCACCGGATCGAATACCGAGACCGCGATGCCGCACGAAACGCTCTGGAGGGCATCGATACGGTGTTCATGGTGTCGGCCGCCGAGACCGTCGAGCGACGCGAGGAACACGCCGCCTTCGTCGATGCCGCGGAGGCGGCCGGTGTGCGCCACATCGTCTACACCTCGTTCTTCGCGGCGGCGCCGGACGCGATCTTCACGCTCGCGCGCGATCATTACGCCACCGAGGAGCACATCAAGGCCTCGGGCCTCGAGTGGACCTTCTTGCGCGACAACCTCTACACCGACTTCATCGAGAACATGGTGGGGGAGGATGGCGTCATCCGCGGGCCGGCGGGCGACGGCCGGGTGTCGATCGTCGCGCGCGTGGATGTGGCGCGTTCGGCCGTCGCGGTTCTCGGCGATCCGGCTTCCCACGCCGACCGCCGCTACGACCTCACCGGCCCGGAGGCAATCACGCTTGCGGAGGCCGCTGCCACGATCGCACGGGTGCGCGGCCGCGACGTGCGATTCGAGAACGAGACCATCGACGAGGCTTTCGCCTCCCGCGCCCGGTACGGCGCGCCCGATTGGCAGGTCGAGGCGTGGGTGAGCACCTACACCGCGATCGCGAGCGGAGCACTGGCGCCCGTGAGCGCCGACGTCGAGGCCCTCACGGGCGCCGAACCGGTGTCGCTGGAGGCGTTCCTCCGCGGAGGCGGCTCCACCCTCTGA
- a CDS encoding helix-turn-helix transcriptional regulator: MPGDATLSLLGVTELGERIYREVVADSTTSIQNAARSFGLSDDRAMAELETLRSLGLVNRLAVDGEYSAVDPRFAIRVLADRTADQLNRIRDAVPQLAATFDDAQRSQADPSLSRIVSGADEVGGWYNRLEHQAGFEFLAFDRPPYVLATSNPLEEVVLGRGVVWRAVYAAASLDEESAFDDLRRLVAIGEEARVTTDLPVKMAIADRRIALVSLVMSGSAPVALVTEAEPLVNALIELFDSHWRRAVPIPTERSELETMTQHRMHRPSSLGGRDAADAGAPTAAGATGAQTFRPATDAERALLALFSTGLKDEMIARQLGVSARTVRRRSRELLHELGAANRFQAGAEAARRGWI, translated from the coding sequence ATGCCGGGCGACGCGACCCTGTCCCTGCTCGGTGTGACCGAGCTCGGCGAGCGCATCTACCGCGAGGTCGTGGCCGACTCGACCACCTCCATCCAGAATGCGGCCCGCTCGTTCGGCCTCAGCGACGACCGGGCGATGGCGGAGCTGGAGACGCTGCGGTCGCTGGGTCTCGTGAACCGTCTCGCTGTCGACGGGGAGTATTCGGCCGTCGATCCGCGGTTCGCCATCCGCGTGCTCGCCGACCGCACGGCCGACCAACTGAACCGCATCCGCGACGCGGTGCCGCAACTCGCCGCCACCTTCGACGACGCCCAGCGTTCCCAAGCCGACCCGAGCCTCAGCCGCATCGTGAGCGGTGCCGACGAAGTGGGCGGGTGGTACAACCGGCTCGAGCACCAGGCGGGCTTCGAGTTCCTCGCCTTCGACCGTCCGCCCTACGTTCTCGCCACCAGCAACCCGCTCGAAGAGGTCGTGCTCGGGCGGGGTGTGGTGTGGCGGGCGGTGTATGCCGCCGCGAGTCTCGACGAGGAATCGGCGTTCGACGACCTCCGGCGGCTGGTGGCGATCGGCGAGGAGGCCAGGGTCACGACCGATCTTCCGGTGAAGATGGCCATCGCCGACCGTCGCATCGCGCTCGTGTCGCTCGTCATGTCGGGCTCGGCGCCGGTCGCTCTGGTCACCGAAGCCGAACCTCTCGTGAACGCTCTCATCGAACTCTTCGACTCCCACTGGCGCCGTGCGGTGCCCATCCCGACCGAGCGCTCCGAGCTGGAGACGATGACGCAGCACCGGATGCACCGCCCATCGAGCCTGGGCGGGCGTGACGCGGCCGACGCCGGGGCCCCCACTGCCGCCGGAGCGACCGGAGCGCAGACGTTCCGCCCGGCGACGGATGCCGAACGCGCGCTGCTGGCCCTGTTCTCCACCGGCCTCAAAGACGAGATGATCGCTCGCCAACTCGGGGTGTCGGCCCGCACGGTGCGCCGGCGCAGCCGGGAGCTCCTGCACGAGCTCGGCGCGGCGAACCGTTTTCAGGCCGGTGCCGAGGCGGCTCGGCGCGGCTGGATCTGA
- a CDS encoding S8 family serine peptidase, with translation MPPTPQPRRSGRRRLTATALAICLVTPLSAFGVAAQASTPARQGSTDAAGPVDVIVEFAGDSAVRTIGAERLQQARSSADIGIASAVAADYTAAAQALEAEQRAFVDSARTTGVAIDDARYLTGVIDAVAGTVDSADLAALRALPDVSRVSVDGRTEALTDVSVPAIGAPEVWAQTAPDGSAARGAGVTVAILDTGIDYTLADLGGGFGEGFKVVDGYDFTNDDADPMDDHYHGTHVAGIVAGAGVDEITGVAPDATLTAYKVLDADGGGQVSDAIEALGAAVSPAGAHPADVINMSLGLPGDGSDPLGVAAANALIAGAVVVAAAGNAGPGEQTVSSPASATDVVAVGASTTNFSIPTISLTTPEEHAVPTSRVLYSANPPAEGFTARVVDVGEGTDADFEAAGDLSGAIVAYSGIVPRSTAEIQDDFHKAWVAESKGAAAALVYELPPVFGGGISRTDSIDPDSGILEAKASGSGADALGSGSDLRLDSIVVMGTTADQYAQIRDAVLAGDATATVSAKDMTDTIASFSSRGPSDAMRLKPEIVAPGVEIRSLVPAAQGIDDDAYRLSGTSMAAPHVAGAAALLRQMRPDADPWQVRDILIGSAAPLSSSAVDASPSDQGAGLLDVAAAVRQRVTVQPAVASLGLVDADATDPSRATVLIVTNSSDQALTATLTIEPSVASTGSATLDVDTLDLPADSNSSAVLIATPDVTSGHAEVSGIVVVSLSDGSEVRVPYLAVSRELLVRATPDPSSGHAKVFVHADAQLDAPPTVQVTTPSGAVLSVAMELSGEIDDEGINTRPGWYEGSVDSTEVGGHTISVSGESQGSTQLGAGSFEVLPTVTGDGTWQQLGRDSNSAFVATSPVDGETAMLTAEGTSRPFFTSDKGQTWNQARDLPVGDGEGRPFADPADPNAFWYFLNGTVGRVALDPSYDGMLVRTDDLGATWDVLPFPDKHIFSSTTSGQTLVATVGDGVEYSHDGGRSWSHLAYRWEQPPTDIAIDGSDLVLVSATGLFRIAGIDGTPGTPELIDEATFTHTFTGVTAQEGTFVVSLFEEGLLRSTDGGATWDDLATPTISPTAIEFDGDSLYVGAPEGYYTSSDDGNSFAKTEYPYHGPVALDFAHWAGDESLLVSLDGAGLYSTDDGATFERLGVSGNSVASILSGVDAEGEPVVRVSDSHGVGSTRLPDAAVLGDDVTEWGRTGGEGWIGVGSTDMVADPTHPLGLWRLRQDAFGGARIEHSTDGGATFVQTGPSGFESRAFTLDPSNPGSMVAAFKNERDSGLIVTGDGWANWDTYAHPIAVNQLSPDPSTAGRLWIAADEGVFVSDDFGRSIRSISDESAQSVWVDPADPNHVFVGRNGIQVSTDGGATFAPAVVPSPDILVGSFTSVERSTGTVLFAGTKSFRPNGLVTLGRGVLMSIDGGSTWSNVSAGLDATSIRSLTTSTDGKWLLAGTNGGGVHRASIAVLLGEEAPPIGPADPGEPGDPGDPGDPGDPGQPGDPSDPGAPGQGGNGSVGDSGSGSGSGSLAATGLDALWLIVGGLFTAAAGAGLLALRSARRRA, from the coding sequence ATGCCGCCCACCCCCCAACCCCGCAGATCGGGTCGCCGTCGCTTGACGGCGACAGCTCTCGCGATCTGCCTCGTGACTCCGCTGTCGGCGTTCGGAGTCGCCGCACAGGCGTCGACTCCCGCTCGGCAGGGAAGCACGGATGCCGCCGGCCCCGTCGATGTGATCGTCGAGTTCGCGGGCGACTCCGCGGTTCGCACCATCGGCGCCGAGCGTCTGCAGCAGGCCCGGTCGAGTGCGGACATCGGCATCGCCTCCGCCGTCGCCGCCGACTACACCGCGGCCGCTCAGGCACTCGAGGCCGAACAACGCGCTTTCGTCGACTCCGCCCGCACGACCGGCGTCGCGATCGACGACGCCCGTTACCTCACCGGCGTGATCGACGCCGTGGCCGGCACCGTCGACTCCGCCGATCTGGCTGCGCTCCGCGCCCTGCCCGACGTCAGTCGCGTGTCGGTCGACGGTCGCACGGAAGCGCTCACCGACGTGAGCGTGCCCGCGATCGGCGCCCCGGAGGTCTGGGCGCAGACCGCGCCCGATGGCTCGGCCGCGCGCGGGGCCGGCGTCACCGTCGCGATCCTCGACACCGGCATCGACTACACCCTGGCCGACCTCGGCGGGGGTTTCGGTGAAGGGTTCAAGGTGGTAGACGGCTACGACTTCACCAACGACGACGCCGACCCGATGGACGACCACTACCACGGCACCCACGTCGCCGGCATCGTGGCCGGCGCCGGCGTCGACGAGATCACCGGCGTCGCGCCCGACGCGACCCTCACCGCCTACAAGGTGCTCGACGCGGACGGCGGGGGACAGGTGTCCGACGCCATCGAGGCCCTCGGCGCCGCGGTTTCGCCGGCGGGCGCGCATCCGGCCGACGTGATCAACATGAGCCTCGGACTTCCCGGCGACGGCTCGGATCCGCTCGGCGTCGCCGCCGCGAACGCGCTGATCGCCGGAGCCGTCGTCGTGGCCGCTGCCGGCAACGCCGGACCGGGGGAGCAGACCGTCAGCAGCCCCGCCTCCGCAACCGATGTGGTCGCGGTCGGAGCCTCGACGACGAACTTCAGCATCCCCACCATCTCGTTGACGACGCCCGAAGAACACGCGGTGCCGACCTCACGGGTGCTCTACTCCGCGAACCCGCCGGCGGAAGGCTTCACCGCGCGCGTCGTCGATGTCGGCGAAGGAACCGATGCCGACTTCGAAGCCGCCGGTGACCTGAGCGGGGCGATCGTGGCCTACAGCGGCATCGTGCCGCGCAGCACCGCCGAGATTCAGGACGACTTCCACAAGGCATGGGTCGCCGAGAGCAAGGGCGCCGCGGCCGCGCTCGTCTATGAACTCCCCCCGGTCTTCGGCGGAGGCATCTCCCGCACCGACTCCATCGACCCGGATTCCGGCATCCTCGAGGCGAAGGCATCCGGGAGCGGAGCCGACGCGCTCGGCAGCGGGTCGGACCTCCGGCTGGACTCGATCGTGGTGATGGGCACCACGGCCGACCAGTACGCGCAGATCCGCGACGCCGTGCTCGCCGGTGATGCCACGGCGACGGTGTCGGCGAAGGACATGACCGACACCATCGCGTCGTTCAGCTCGCGGGGCCCGTCGGACGCCATGCGGCTGAAGCCCGAGATCGTCGCCCCGGGCGTCGAGATCCGCTCGCTCGTGCCGGCCGCTCAGGGCATCGACGACGACGCCTATCGGCTGTCGGGAACCTCGATGGCCGCTCCGCACGTCGCAGGCGCTGCCGCGTTGCTGCGCCAGATGCGGCCGGATGCCGATCCGTGGCAGGTGCGCGACATCCTGATCGGATCGGCGGCACCGCTCTCCAGCAGCGCTGTGGATGCCTCGCCCTCCGACCAGGGAGCCGGTCTCCTCGATGTCGCCGCAGCCGTTCGGCAGAGAGTCACGGTGCAGCCTGCCGTCGCCTCGCTCGGCCTCGTCGACGCAGACGCCACCGACCCGAGTCGCGCGACCGTGCTGATCGTCACGAACTCCAGCGATCAGGCGCTCACGGCGACCCTCACCATCGAGCCCTCCGTCGCGAGCACGGGCTCGGCGACACTCGATGTCGACACTCTCGACCTGCCGGCCGATTCGAACTCGTCGGCCGTGCTCATCGCCACACCCGACGTGACATCCGGTCACGCTGAGGTGTCCGGCATCGTTGTGGTGAGCCTGAGCGACGGTTCGGAGGTGCGCGTGCCCTATCTCGCGGTCTCCCGCGAGCTGCTCGTTCGCGCCACCCCCGACCCGTCGTCCGGTCACGCCAAGGTGTTCGTGCACGCCGACGCACAGCTCGACGCCCCGCCGACGGTGCAGGTGACGACTCCGTCGGGCGCGGTGCTGTCGGTCGCGATGGAGCTCTCCGGCGAGATCGACGACGAGGGCATCAACACCCGCCCGGGCTGGTACGAGGGATCGGTCGATTCCACCGAGGTGGGCGGCCACACCATCTCCGTCTCCGGCGAGTCGCAGGGTTCGACGCAGCTCGGCGCGGGCTCGTTCGAGGTGCTGCCCACGGTGACCGGAGACGGCACCTGGCAGCAGCTCGGGCGTGACAGCAACAGCGCGTTCGTCGCGACCTCGCCGGTCGACGGCGAGACGGCGATGCTGACGGCCGAGGGTACCTCGCGGCCGTTCTTCACCTCCGACAAGGGGCAGACCTGGAACCAGGCGCGCGACCTCCCGGTCGGTGACGGCGAAGGGCGTCCGTTCGCCGACCCGGCCGATCCGAACGCGTTCTGGTACTTCCTGAACGGCACCGTCGGGCGCGTGGCCCTCGATCCCAGCTACGACGGCATGCTCGTTCGCACCGACGACCTCGGGGCGACCTGGGATGTGCTGCCCTTCCCGGACAAGCACATCTTCTCGTCCACCACGAGCGGGCAGACACTCGTCGCCACGGTCGGCGACGGCGTGGAATACAGTCACGACGGAGGTCGATCGTGGTCGCACCTGGCCTACCGCTGGGAGCAACCGCCGACCGACATCGCGATCGACGGCTCGGATCTGGTGCTCGTCAGCGCGACCGGCCTGTTCCGCATCGCAGGCATCGACGGCACCCCCGGCACGCCGGAGCTGATCGACGAAGCGACGTTCACCCACACCTTCACCGGCGTGACGGCACAGGAGGGCACGTTCGTCGTCAGTCTCTTCGAAGAAGGGCTGCTGCGTTCCACCGACGGGGGAGCCACCTGGGATGACCTCGCCACACCGACGATCAGCCCGACCGCGATCGAGTTCGATGGCGACTCGCTCTACGTCGGCGCGCCGGAGGGGTACTACACCAGCTCCGACGACGGCAATTCGTTCGCGAAGACCGAGTATCCCTACCACGGGCCGGTCGCACTGGACTTCGCGCACTGGGCCGGCGACGAATCGTTGCTGGTGTCGCTCGACGGCGCGGGGCTCTACTCCACCGACGACGGCGCGACCTTCGAGCGCCTCGGCGTCTCCGGCAACTCGGTCGCCTCGATCCTCAGCGGAGTGGATGCGGAAGGCGAGCCGGTCGTGCGGGTCTCGGACAGCCACGGGGTCGGGTCGACCCGTCTGCCGGATGCCGCGGTGCTCGGCGACGACGTCACCGAATGGGGGCGCACGGGCGGCGAAGGCTGGATCGGGGTGGGCAGCACCGACATGGTCGCCGATCCGACGCATCCGCTCGGCCTCTGGCGACTGCGACAGGATGCCTTCGGCGGTGCCCGCATCGAGCACAGCACCGACGGGGGCGCCACCTTCGTGCAGACCGGGCCGTCGGGGTTCGAGAGCCGGGCCTTCACCCTCGATCCGAGCAACCCGGGCAGCATGGTCGCCGCCTTCAAGAACGAGCGCGATTCCGGGCTCATCGTGACGGGCGACGGATGGGCGAACTGGGACACGTACGCGCATCCGATCGCGGTCAACCAGCTGAGCCCTGACCCGTCGACAGCGGGCCGGTTGTGGATCGCTGCCGACGAGGGCGTGTTCGTCTCGGACGACTTCGGCCGGAGCATCCGTTCGATCTCCGACGAGAGCGCTCAGTCGGTGTGGGTCGATCCGGCCGACCCGAACCATGTGTTCGTGGGCCGCAACGGCATCCAGGTGTCGACGGATGGCGGTGCGACCTTCGCCCCCGCCGTGGTGCCGTCACCGGACATCCTGGTCGGGTCGTTCACCTCGGTGGAGCGATCGACGGGAACCGTGCTGTTCGCGGGAACCAAGTCGTTCCGGCCGAACGGCTTGGTGACCCTCGGGCGCGGCGTGCTCATGAGCATCGACGGCGGTTCGACCTGGTCGAACGTCTCCGCCGGACTCGACGCCACATCGATCCGGTCGCTGACCACGAGTACTGACGGAAAGTGGCTGCTGGCCGGCACGAACGGGGGAGGAGTGCACCGTGCGAGCATCGCGGTGCTGCTGGGGGAGGAGGCGCCGCCGATCGGGCCCGCGGACCCGGGTGAGCCCGGTGACCCTGGCGACCCCGGCGATCCTGGTGATCCCGGCCAGCCCGGCGATCCGTCCGACCCCGGCGCGCCTGGTCAGGGTGGCAATGGTTCGGTCGGAGATTCCGGTTCCGGTTCCGGTTCCGGGTCGCTCGCGGCGACCGGTCTCGATGCCCTGTGGCTGATCGTGGGCGGGCTCTTCACCGCCGCCGCCGGCGCCGGGCTGCTGGCGCTGCGATCGGCACGACGCCGGGCCTAG
- a CDS encoding PrsW family intramembrane metalloprotease, whose protein sequence is MSNELQETSTAPAHPDPAPVPAPAAPHPHHHHGWWWKTLLAGLALWIVTIIVTLFTRNTNLVPTLILLGSFLVPFCVVLFVVERVTGSISTLQLILAFFVGGIFGVLGASLLEFPLQKSFWIYGLVGLIEEFVKGVLLVIIGWRVVPKTAAQGALLGATIGAGFAAFESAGYAFTAAITAQGIDLVSLLQTEVVRAILAPVGHVLWTAVLGAVLFGCAHLRPRFRWSPWILLAFVASALFHALWDSSSEVAAFIALQLNGRAMQELQRGFLTQSVENSVSTLATVLYVVGLVIVSAAGIITLWLILRHFRRAESLWKTNVSVAAS, encoded by the coding sequence ATGTCGAACGAGTTGCAGGAAACGAGCACCGCCCCCGCTCACCCCGATCCCGCACCTGTGCCCGCGCCGGCGGCCCCCCATCCGCATCACCACCACGGCTGGTGGTGGAAGACGCTGCTCGCCGGACTCGCGCTCTGGATCGTGACGATCATCGTCACACTCTTCACCCGCAACACGAATCTCGTGCCGACTCTCATCCTCCTCGGCAGCTTCCTCGTGCCCTTCTGCGTGGTGCTGTTCGTCGTTGAACGGGTGACCGGATCGATCAGCACGCTGCAACTCATCCTCGCGTTCTTCGTCGGCGGCATCTTCGGCGTGCTCGGGGCATCGCTGCTCGAGTTCCCGCTGCAGAAGTCGTTCTGGATCTACGGCCTGGTGGGCCTGATCGAAGAGTTCGTCAAGGGCGTGCTTCTCGTCATCATCGGCTGGCGGGTGGTTCCGAAGACGGCTGCCCAGGGCGCGCTCCTCGGCGCCACGATCGGTGCCGGATTCGCCGCGTTCGAATCGGCGGGCTACGCCTTCACCGCGGCGATCACCGCGCAGGGCATCGACCTCGTCTCCTTGCTCCAGACCGAGGTGGTGCGTGCCATCCTGGCCCCGGTGGGCCACGTGCTCTGGACGGCGGTGCTCGGAGCCGTGCTCTTCGGATGCGCGCACCTGCGACCCCGATTCCGCTGGTCGCCGTGGATACTGCTGGCCTTCGTGGCCAGCGCCCTCTTCCACGCCCTGTGGGATTCGTCATCAGAGGTCGCGGCCTTCATCGCGCTCCAGTTGAACGGTCGGGCGATGCAGGAGCTCCAGAGGGGGTTCCTCACCCAGAGCGTGGAGAACTCGGTCTCGACTCTTGCCACCGTGCTCTACGTCGTGGGCCTCGTGATCGTCTCGGCCGCGGGGATCATCACGCTCTGGCTGATCCTGCGGCACTTCCGACGGGCCGAGTCGCTGTGGAAGACCAACGTCTCCGTTGCGGCATCCTGA